The DNA window TCTTGTCCTGGCCCTCGCCGGCGCCGCCGCACTGCTCGCCGCCGTCCTGCCCGGCCTGCTGTCCCGCCGGGCGCTCTCGCTTCCCCTGGTGTACCTGCTCGCCGGCATGGCGCTCTACCTGCTGCCGATCGGGCTCCCCGACCCCGACCCCGTCGTCCACCGCACCGCCGTCGAGCACGTCACCGAGATCTGCGTGCTGATCTCGCTCATGGGCGCCGGGCTGGCGCTCAACCGGGCCGTCGGGTTACGGAGCTGGTCCACCACGTGGCGGCTGCTCGGCTGGGCGATGCCGCTGACCGTCGCCGGGGTCGCCGCCGCCGCGACGGGCCTCCTCGGCTGGCCGCTCGCCGCCGCGCTGCTGCTCGGGGCGGTGCTCGCGCCGACCGACCCGGTGCTCGCCTCCGACGTCAGCGTGGGCGAGCCGGTCGACGCCGAGAACGCCGACGACGAGGTCCGCTTCGCCCTCACCTCCGAGGCCGGGCTGAACGACGGCCTCGCCTTCCCCTTCGTGTACGCCGCCATCGCCCTCGCCACCGCCGGCGGCACGGGCTGGCTGGGGGAGTGGGCGCTGACCGACGTGCTCTACCGGGTCGTCGCCGGCCTGCTGTGCGGCCTGCTCATCGGCCGCCTGATCGGCCGGCTGACCTTCCACTCCCCGGCGGAGGAGCTGCGGCTGGCCGAACGCCGCGACGGCTTCGTGGCGCTGGCCGCCACCCTCCTCGCGTACGGGGTGACCGAGCTCGTCGGCGGCTACGGCTTCATCGCCGTGTTCGTCGCCGCCTGCGCCATCCGCAGGGTCGAGCACGGCCACGGCTACAACAGCGTCCTGCACGGCTTCGTCGAGCAGCTCGAACGGCTCTTCACCGCCTGGCTGCTGCTCCTGCTCGGCGGCTTCGTCGCGGCCGGCGGCCTGGCCCCGCTCACCTGGGGCGGCGCCGCCGTCGGCCTGCTGCTGCTCCTGGTGATCCGTCCGCTCGCCGGCTGGCTCTCCCAGCTCCGCGGCCGGGCCGGGCCGCGGGAGCGGGGGGTGATCTCGTTCTTCGGCATCCGGGGGATCGGGTCGCTGTTCTACCTGTCGTACGCGCTGGGCCACGCCGACTTCGGCGTGCCCGCGGAGGAGCTGTGGGCGGTGACCGCCTTCACCGTGGTGGTCTCGGTCGTCCTGCACGGCATCACCGCCACCCCGGCCATGAACCGCCTGGACGCCCTCCGCGAGCGTGCGGCGTAGATCCCGTGCCCCCACCCTTCGTAATCCAGGTAGCCCCACGGAGGTCATCCGCGCACCGCGCACAGCAGCCGGTTGTTGCCGCGCTGCCACAGCGTGCCCACCTCGCGGAACCCGGCCGCCCGCAGCGCCTCGACGTGCTCCGACAGCAGGTGGGACTCCGAGCCGTGGTGGTCCGCCCCGGCCGTGGTGCGCTCGCGGTCGAGCTCCGCGAGCTCCGCGAGCTCCGGGTCCGCGCTGACGGCGTCCCACCAGGCGCGCCAGTCCTCCGGCCGCTCCGCGCCGAACACCCGCTCGGCCTCGCGCTCGTGCACCGCGCGCTCCAGCCGGGCGAGCTCGGGCGTGACGTCGTCGCTGTCGAGGTGGTCGCCGTTGAGCAGCAGCCCGCCGGGGCGGAGCACCCCGGCCAGCTCGGTGTAGACCCTGAGCAGGTCGGGGCCGGAGATCCAGTGCAGCGCCGTCGTGCTCACCGCCGCGTCGGCGGGCCGGTCGAGGCCGAGCAGGTCGCTCCAGCCGGGCGTGCGCAGGTCGGCGGGCACGAACGTGAGCCCCGGGTAGGCCGCCCGGCCGAGCCCGAGCAGCAGCGGGTCGGCGTCCACCGACACGACCCTGGCCCCGGGCAGCCGCTCGACGATCCGCGCCGACAGCGACCCCGGCCCGCACCCCAGGTCGATGACCAGTGGATCGGGCCGGCCCAGGGCTTCGAGCGCGTCGATCAGGGCGGTGAAGCGCTCCTCGCGGTCGGGCAGGTAGCCCTCCTGCTGGCGGTCCCAGCGCGCGATCCACTCCCGTGCGGCATCGTGGGTGAGCACAGACGTCTCCTTGTGACTGTCGTTTATGCTTTCGGCAGTCACAACTTAGAACACGAAGGTGTAACCGGTCAATTGGACTTCAACAGTCACACCGATGGGGTGGTCCGGGTGACGGTGGCGTTGGTGAACGCCCTGACCCCCGGTGAGCAGCGCGGACGCCCCTGTACGGGGCCCGCGGACGTCGCCGCGGCGGCCACCGACGCGCTGCGGTCCGTCTACCGGACGCATCGGGCGGTGAGCGCCGCCGAGGGCGGAGAGCTGGCCGCGGTCGCCGCCCGCCTGCGCGAGGTCTTCACCGCCGTCGCGGCCGGCGACCTCGACACCGCCGCGATCACGGTCAACGGGCTGCTGGAGGAGTATCACGCCCGCCCGATGCTCCAGCGGCACGACGGCGAGCCCTGGCACCTGCACTTCCACGGCCAGGGCGGCACCATGGGCGGCGAGTGGGGGGCGGGCTGCGCGACGGGCCTCGCCATCGTGCTCGGCGGCGAGTTCGCCGACCGGCTGGGGGTGTGCACGGCGCCGCACTGCGACCGCGTCTACGTGGACGTCTCCCGCAACGGCACCCGCAGGTTCTGCTCCACCGCCTGCCAGAACCGCGTCAAGACGGCCGCCTTCCGTGCCCGGGGCCGCGCGGGGGAGTGACGCCGGAGGGCGCGCCCCCTGCTCCAGCTCCCCGTGTGCGGACGGGGAGCTGGAGCCCGTTCCTAACCTGCTTCGGGCGCCGGAGCGCCGAGCCGTTCCGCCTCTTCGTGCAGCGCGAGGACCAGCACCAGCTCCAGACGGAGCTCGTCGAGGTCCGGCGCGGCGAGGCCGCCGAGGACGCGCATCATGAGCCTCCTGACGATGAGACGCCTCAGGGGTCACACGGGATTACCGGCCGGGCTCTCGGATCTGAACCGTTCCCACGCCGACTGCCGCGTCATGCCGAGCGCGGCGCCGATGCGTTCCCAGCTCACGTTTCTGTCGCGGAGCTGCGC is part of the Nonomuraea coxensis DSM 45129 genome and encodes:
- a CDS encoding cation:proton antiporter — protein: MSSPDLVLALAGAAALLAAVLPGLLSRRALSLPLVYLLAGMALYLLPIGLPDPDPVVHRTAVEHVTEICVLISLMGAGLALNRAVGLRSWSTTWRLLGWAMPLTVAGVAAAATGLLGWPLAAALLLGAVLAPTDPVLASDVSVGEPVDAENADDEVRFALTSEAGLNDGLAFPFVYAAIALATAGGTGWLGEWALTDVLYRVVAGLLCGLLIGRLIGRLTFHSPAEELRLAERRDGFVALAATLLAYGVTELVGGYGFIAVFVAACAIRRVEHGHGYNSVLHGFVEQLERLFTAWLLLLLGGFVAAGGLAPLTWGGAAVGLLLLLVIRPLAGWLSQLRGRAGPRERGVISFFGIRGIGSLFYLSYALGHADFGVPAEELWAVTAFTVVVSVVLHGITATPAMNRLDALRERAA
- a CDS encoding class I SAM-dependent methyltransferase, which codes for MLTHDAAREWIARWDRQQEGYLPDREERFTALIDALEALGRPDPLVIDLGCGPGSLSARIVERLPGARVVSVDADPLLLGLGRAAYPGLTFVPADLRTPGWSDLLGLDRPADAAVSTTALHWISGPDLLRVYTELAGVLRPGGLLLNGDHLDSDDVTPELARLERAVHEREAERVFGAERPEDWRAWWDAVSADPELAELAELDRERTTAGADHHGSESHLLSEHVEALRAAGFREVGTLWQRGNNRLLCAVRG
- a CDS encoding CGNR zinc finger domain-containing protein; the encoded protein is MTVALVNALTPGEQRGRPCTGPADVAAAATDALRSVYRTHRAVSAAEGGELAAVAARLREVFTAVAAGDLDTAAITVNGLLEEYHARPMLQRHDGEPWHLHFHGQGGTMGGEWGAGCATGLAIVLGGEFADRLGVCTAPHCDRVYVDVSRNGTRRFCSTACQNRVKTAAFRARGRAGE